A window of the Streptomyces griseochromogenes genome harbors these coding sequences:
- a CDS encoding KR domain-containing protein — protein sequence MARPHPRRPRPTRPPRQLPRPRLRLPPHPPRPRPRHHPQLPHRPLHRHLPHPPAPRRPLPRNGQNRPPRPPHPPPHQPPIHYQPFDLADVPPHTIQNTLTHLTTLLTDNTLTPIPHTPYDLRHAPTALRHLQTARHTGKLILTIPTTPHPDGTTLITGGTGTLATHTARHLATHHHARHFLLASRTGPNHPHAQHIHDTLTALGATTTLITADTSHPDTWPTLLNHIPPNHPLTTIIHTAATTHDTTLTHLTPHHLNTTLTTKATTAHHLHHHTHHLDLAHTTHYSSAAGVLGAPGQANYAAANAYLDTLPHHHPHTTTLAYGLWNLTTTITQHLTPTDKQRMQRHGHTPLTPTQALTHYTTTHQHPTPHTIPINLTPPPNHPTHTPPLYRTITPHPTTPPTNHPTNPHPHTTQPTNPTPLLTQLTHQTPQQRHHTLLTHIQTHTATILGHPNPTTIHPHQPFNQQGLDSLTTIELRNQLQKTTGLHLPPTTIFDHPTPTHLAQHLNNTLQQTAKETLKDEALASFDELDRLFSEFTPDDGSRPVLISRMTELLAKWKNTDTSSQPEEDSDLSSATDEELFEIFDKRFDVD from the coding sequence ATGGCCCGCCCTCACCCACGCCGGCCTCGACCGACCCGGCCACCTCGCCAGCTCCCGCGACCCCGACTTCGCCTCCCACCTCACCCTCCCCGACCACGGCCTCGACATCATCCTCAACTCCCTCACCGGCCCCTACATCGACACCTCCCTCACCCTCCTGCGCCCCGGCGGCCACTTCCTCGAAATGGGCAAAACCGACCTCCGCGACCCCCACACCCTCCCCCACACCAACCCCCCATCCACTACCAGCCCTTCGACCTCGCCGACGTCCCACCCCACACCATCCAAAACACCCTCACCCACCTCACCACCCTCCTCACCGACAACACCCTCACCCCCATCCCCCACACCCCCTACGACCTCCGCCACGCCCCCACCGCCCTCCGCCACCTCCAAACAGCCCGCCACACCGGCAAACTCATCCTCACCATCCCCACCACCCCCCACCCCGACGGCACCACCCTCATCACCGGCGGCACCGGCACCCTCGCCACCCACACCGCCCGCCACCTCGCCACCCACCACCACGCCCGCCACTTCCTCCTCGCCTCCCGCACCGGCCCCAACCACCCCCACGCCCAACACATCCACGACACCCTCACCGCCCTCGGCGCCACCACCACCCTCATCACCGCCGACACCTCCCACCCCGACACCTGGCCCACCCTCCTCAACCACATCCCCCCAAACCACCCCCTCACCACCATCATCCACACCGCCGCCACCACCCACGACACCACCCTCACCCACCTCACCCCCCACCACCTCAACACCACCCTCACCACCAAAGCCACCACCGCCCACCACCTCCACCACCACACCCACCACCTCGACCTCGCCCACACCACCCACTACTCCTCAGCCGCCGGCGTCCTCGGCGCCCCCGGCCAAGCCAACTACGCCGCCGCCAACGCCTACCTCGACACCCTCCCCCACCACCACCCCCACACCACCACCCTCGCCTACGGCCTCTGGAACCTCACCACCACCATCACCCAACACCTCACCCCCACCGACAAACAACGCATGCAACGCCACGGCCACACCCCCCTCACCCCCACCCAAGCCCTCACCCACTACACCACCACCCACCAACACCCCACCCCCCACACCATCCCCATCAACCTCACCCCACCCCCCAACCACCCCACCCACACCCCACCCCTCTACCGCACCATCACCCCCCACCCCACCACCCCACCCACCAACCACCCCACCAACCCACACCCACACACCACCCAACCCACCAACCCAACCCCCCTCCTCACCCAACTCACCCACCAAACCCCCCAACAACGCCACCACACCCTCCTCACCCACATCCAAACCCACACCGCCACCATCCTCGGCCACCCCAACCCCACCACCATCCACCCCCACCAACCCTTCAACCAACAAGGACTCGACTCCCTCACCACCATCGAACTCCGCAACCAACTCCAAAAAACAACCGGACTCCACCTCCCCCCCACCACCATCTTCGACCACCCCACCCCCACCCACCTCGCCCAACACCTCAACAACACACTCCAACAAACCGCAAAGGAGACACTGAAGGACGAGGCCCTGGCCAGCTTCGACGAACTGGACCGGCTGTTCTCGGAATTCACTCCAGACGACGGTTCCCGACCGGTGTTGATCTCGCGAATGACCGAACTCCTCGCGAAATGGAAGAACACCGACACCTCGTCTCAGCCCGAGGAAGACAGCGACCTCTCCTCGGCAACCGATGAAGAGCTTTTCGAGATCTTCGACAAGCGATTCGACGTCGACTGA
- a CDS encoding type I polyketide synthase — protein MSNEEQLREYLRRAIVDSKEIRRRLREVEERNREPIAIVGMACRYPGGITTPEDLWQVVTDGQDTISGLPQDRGWDLDRLHHPDPDHKGTTYVRHGGFLHDANWFDADFFGISPREATAMDPQQRLLLECSWEAIEHAGINPTHLRGTPTGVFTGLIYHDYASRLPEIPEDLEGYLGNGSAGSVASGRISYSFGCEGPAVTVDTACSSSLVALHLACQSLRQNECSLALVGGATVMSTPGVFIEFSRQRGLAPDGRCKPFAAAADGTAWSEGIGILLVERLSDAQRHGHRVLATIRGSAVNQDGASNGLTAPNGSAQQRVIRQALENAQLSTHDLDVVEAHGTGTTLGDPIEAQALLATYGADREGEPLWLGSVKSNFGHTQAAAGVAGVIKMVMAMRHGHIPRTLGIDRPSPYIDWSSGGVRLLRDGTAWPETGRPRRAGVSSFGVSGTNAHVVLEQAPPSTEAERADDRTKPLPAVPWVISGHGAAGLRGQVERLRRYVIDHPDVPMADIGYSLATSRAALDHRTVLLATDHAQAVQGLDAILADAATAQHAAQHTGRIAFVFSGQGSQWLGMGRELAASSRVFRNRLEECAAALQPWVDWSLLDVLGEEADPVMLERVDVVQPALFSIMVSLASVWRSYGVEPDGVVGHSQGEIAAACVAGILSLPDAARIVALRSKTLRKLDGKGGGMLALKVSAGRAHALVEHHADLSVAAVNGPGSVVISGPQAHLRELADECEQEGVSSRLLPVGYASHSAQVEPLREELEVSLKDIETHPASVDFYSSVTGAVIDAHELDGQYWYQNLRQTVRLDEAVRAMCRNGYRTFVEASPHPVLTLDITEAADVEGDGAVVLGSLHRDRSDVESLLRSAGELWATGTEVDWASTFAEACARRVELPAYAFQRERYWLDAAAPTTGGTGVVGAARGLSEEEERFWGLVETGDLDALAGLLDVTDEAGWPKLAAALSSWRRRVVDRSAVDEWVYRVVWRSVPGEWVGVGGRWVVVVPRGGVVGGVVGGCVEGLRGVGGEVVVVEVDVGGESVLREGLVEGLVGVRDEGVGVVGVVSFVGLVGGWWGGVPVGVGASLVVARVVAEVGVGGRLWWVTSGAVSVDGVEGLGWGGVVQGLVWGLGRVVGLEWSGGWGGVVDVPGVVEGRVGGWLAGVLAGGEDQVAVRGRGVFVRRLVRDRSVLRDRSVAGDRSVVGDGSVLGVGVGGGLGGSVLVTGGTGGLGALVARWVVGRGARHVVLVSRGGEGAVGAGALRAELEGEGCRVTVVACDVADREGLAAVLDGLPAEFPLTAVIHTAGVPQSTAIDDMSLADAEHVLAGKVLGAVHLHELSLDHPVEAFITFSSSSAVLGSWGHGAYAAANEFLNSLVEFRRARGLPGLSVAWGAWSQGGMADADSEAGERLRRGGLRGMDSRLALKVLENLAGGVVTVADIDWDVFAPAYSAARERPLLREIPEARQALTAESDANDGSGLRERLVGLSAAERHELVLELVRGQAAAVLGHTGGEALSPRRAFREMGFDSLAAVQLRNRLNKTTGLGLPTTTVFDYPSPAELTDHLLSLLTPAPAAPGAATLTSPVGVDEPVAVVGMACRFPGGVGSPEELWELVASGRDAIGAFPQDRGWDLDGLFDPDPDRTGHSYTREGGFVHDAGWFDPAFFNISPREALAMDPQQRLLLECSWHAFEHAGIDVTTLRGSNTGVFIGAATSNYITTWHNPQAVEGFTLTGNSASVLSGRLSYTYGFQGPALTMDTACSSALVALHTATRSLRHHECTLALAGATTIMATPGIFTEFSRQRALAPNGRCKPFAATADGTAWSEGTAILLLERLTDAQHHHHPILALIRGTAVNQDGASNGLTAPNGPSQQRVIHQALTDAHLTPNDIDTVEAHGTGTTLGDPIEAHALLATYGTNRTAEPLRLGSIKSNIGHTQAAAGMAGVIKMVMAMQHGVLPRTLWAEEPTPHVDWTSGTVELLHEQTPWPETGRPRRAAVSSFGISGTNAHLILEQAPPQPTHQPTDQPAPTPPGGVPWILSGHNRAALLAQAERLRDFLTAHPEVPLTETGSALALSRTALPHRTAFVATDHHQALTQLEAVRSGQLPAHTVRDDTTKIAFVFAGQGAQHIGMGRELAARFPAFATTYHHVCTLIDHALADKNTPQGLSVGELLLRADPDGPHATLIDQTLFAQTGLFAFQVALVDLLATWGITPDLVLGHSLGEITAAHIAGVMNLHDACALVAARAHLMQTLPPGGAMAAAHTTEAEAQAILTDLAIDDQISLAAVNAPTSIVLSGPRAPLARAVETLNHHGHKSTWLRVSHAFHSPLMEPILADLTRTIQDLHLQPPHTTLISTLTGQPAGNDITSPDHWTRHTRDTVRFADALTTTHQHHPTHYLEITPHPTLTPLIHHNQPTPPPTTNPPHIHPTTHQPNETHTTLTTLTHLWTTGTPTTWNTLHTPTHTPLPTYPFQRKHYWLHHKPEIRDTVATADEPVQPDADFDRSEAGILELVCREAGSVLGFGPDEPVEPEQEFLQIGFESLTGVALRDRLNRRTGLDLPSTIIYDCATPRELADRMMTDLLEADS, from the coding sequence GTGTCCAACGAGGAGCAACTGCGGGAGTATCTCAGGCGGGCGATCGTCGACTCGAAGGAGATCCGCCGGCGTCTGCGTGAGGTCGAGGAACGCAACCGCGAACCCATCGCCATCGTCGGCATGGCCTGCCGATACCCCGGCGGCATCACCACCCCCGAAGACCTCTGGCAGGTCGTCACCGACGGCCAGGACACCATCAGCGGCTTACCCCAGGACCGCGGCTGGGACCTCGACCGGCTCCACCACCCCGACCCCGACCACAAAGGCACCACCTACGTACGCCACGGCGGCTTCCTCCACGACGCCAACTGGTTCGACGCCGACTTCTTCGGCATCTCCCCCCGCGAAGCAACCGCCATGGACCCCCAACAACGACTCCTGCTCGAATGCTCCTGGGAAGCCATCGAACACGCCGGAATCAACCCCACCCACCTACGCGGCACCCCCACCGGAGTCTTCACCGGCCTCATCTACCACGACTACGCGTCCCGGCTGCCCGAAATCCCTGAGGACCTGGAGGGTTATCTGGGAAACGGAAGTGCGGGCAGCGTCGCCTCCGGGCGTATCTCCTACAGTTTTGGCTGCGAGGGTCCTGCGGTGACGGTGGACACGGCGTGTTCGTCGTCGTTGGTCGCGTTGCATCTGGCGTGTCAGTCCCTGCGCCAGAACGAATGCTCCCTGGCCCTGGTCGGCGGAGCCACCGTCATGTCGACGCCCGGTGTCTTCATCGAGTTCAGCCGCCAGCGCGGGCTGGCCCCCGACGGACGCTGCAAACCCTTCGCCGCCGCGGCCGACGGCACCGCCTGGAGCGAGGGCATCGGGATTCTGCTGGTCGAACGCCTCTCGGATGCCCAACGCCACGGCCACCGCGTACTGGCCACCATCCGGGGCAGTGCGGTGAATCAGGATGGCGCGTCGAACGGGTTGACGGCGCCGAACGGATCGGCTCAGCAGCGCGTGATCAGGCAGGCGTTGGAGAACGCCCAGTTGTCCACGCACGACCTCGACGTGGTGGAGGCGCACGGCACCGGCACCACCCTCGGTGACCCGATCGAGGCCCAGGCGCTGCTGGCGACCTACGGCGCCGACCGGGAGGGCGAGCCGCTGTGGCTGGGGTCGGTGAAGTCGAACTTCGGACACACCCAGGCGGCCGCCGGTGTGGCCGGTGTGATCAAGATGGTGATGGCCATGCGCCATGGCCATATTCCCCGCACCCTCGGCATCGATCGGCCCTCCCCGTACATCGACTGGTCCAGCGGCGGCGTCCGGCTCCTCAGGGACGGGACGGCATGGCCCGAGACGGGCCGGCCACGCCGGGCCGGGGTGTCCTCGTTCGGGGTGAGCGGCACCAACGCGCACGTCGTCCTTGAGCAGGCTCCGCCCTCGACCGAAGCCGAACGCGCTGACGATCGTACGAAGCCGCTCCCGGCGGTGCCCTGGGTGATATCAGGGCACGGAGCGGCCGGTCTGCGTGGTCAGGTGGAACGGCTGCGTCGGTATGTGATCGACCACCCCGATGTTCCGATGGCGGACATCGGCTACTCGCTGGCCACGTCACGAGCGGCTCTGGACCATCGAACCGTGCTCCTGGCCACCGACCACGCCCAAGCCGTTCAGGGGCTCGACGCGATCCTCGCCGACGCGGCGACCGCCCAGCATGCGGCCCAGCACACCGGACGCATCGCCTTCGTCTTTTCCGGACAGGGCTCGCAATGGCTCGGCATGGGCCGCGAGTTGGCGGCATCCTCACGTGTGTTCAGGAACCGGCTGGAGGAGTGTGCGGCGGCGCTCCAGCCCTGGGTCGACTGGTCGCTGCTCGACGTGCTCGGCGAAGAGGCCGACCCCGTCATGCTGGAGCGGGTGGACGTCGTACAGCCGGCATTGTTCTCGATCATGGTGTCGCTGGCCTCGGTCTGGCGCTCCTACGGCGTCGAGCCCGACGGGGTCGTCGGCCACTCGCAGGGTGAAATCGCCGCAGCCTGTGTGGCGGGCATCCTGTCGCTGCCCGATGCCGCCCGCATCGTGGCCCTGCGGAGCAAGACGCTGCGCAAACTCGACGGCAAGGGCGGCGGCATGCTCGCCCTGAAGGTCTCGGCGGGGCGGGCTCACGCACTCGTCGAACACCACGCGGACCTGTCCGTCGCCGCGGTCAACGGACCTGGCTCCGTGGTGATTTCGGGACCTCAGGCACACCTGCGGGAACTGGCGGACGAGTGCGAGCAGGAGGGCGTGAGCAGCCGGTTGCTTCCCGTTGGTTACGCGTCCCATTCTGCCCAGGTCGAGCCTCTCCGGGAGGAGCTGGAAGTCTCACTGAAGGACATCGAGACGCATCCGGCCAGTGTCGACTTCTACTCGTCCGTCACCGGGGCTGTGATCGACGCACACGAACTCGACGGGCAGTACTGGTACCAAAATCTCCGGCAGACGGTACGCCTGGATGAGGCGGTCCGGGCGATGTGCCGGAACGGCTATCGCACCTTCGTCGAAGCGAGCCCCCACCCCGTACTGACCCTCGACATCACCGAGGCCGCCGACGTGGAGGGCGACGGCGCTGTCGTCCTCGGCTCACTGCACCGGGACCGCTCCGACGTCGAGAGCCTGCTCCGCTCGGCGGGCGAACTCTGGGCAACCGGCACGGAGGTCGACTGGGCGTCGACGTTCGCCGAGGCCTGCGCCCGGCGGGTGGAGTTGCCGGCCTATGCGTTCCAGCGGGAGCGGTACTGGCTGGATGCCGCTGCGCCTACCACAGGCGGCACCGGCGTCGTAGGCGCGGCCCGAGGCCTCTCGGAAGAGGAGGAGCGTTTCTGGGGGCTCGTGGAGACGGGTGACCTGGACGCACTCGCGGGTCTGCTCGACGTGACCGACGAAGCGGGGTGGCCGAAGCTGGCGGCGGCGTTGTCGTCCTGGCGCCGACGCGTTGTAGATCGCTCAGCCGTGGATGAGTGGGTGTATCGGGTGGTGTGGCGTTCGGTTCCGGGTGAGTGGGTGGGTGTGGGGGGTCGGTGGGTTGTGGTGGTGCCGCGGGGTGGGGTGGTGGGTGGGGTGGTGGGTGGTTGTGTGGAGGGGTTGCGGGGGGTGGGTGGTGAGGTGGTGGTGGTGGAGGTGGATGTGGGTGGTGAGTCGGTGTTGCGGGAGGGGTTGGTTGAGGGGTTGGTGGGGGTGCGGGATGAGGGTGTGGGGGTGGTGGGGGTGGTGTCGTTTGTGGGGTTGGTGGGTGGTTGGTGGGGTGGGGTTCCGGTGGGGGTGGGGGCGTCGTTGGTGGTGGCGCGGGTGGTGGCTGAGGTGGGTGTGGGGGGTCGGTTGTGGTGGGTGACGTCGGGGGCGGTGTCGGTGGATGGGGTGGAGGGGTTGGGTTGGGGTGGTGTGGTGCAGGGGTTGGTGTGGGGGTTGGGTCGGGTGGTGGGGTTGGAGTGGTCGGGGGGTTGGGGTGGGGTGGTGGATGTGCCGGGGGTGGTGGAGGGGCGTGTGGGTGGGTGGTTGGCGGGTGTGTTGGCGGGTGGGGAGGATCAGGTGGCGGTGCGGGGGCGGGGGGTGTTTGTGCGGCGGTTGGTGCGTGACCGGTCGGTGCTGCGTGACCGGTCGGTGGCGGGTGATCGGTCGGTGGTGGGTGATGGGTCGGTGTTGGGTGTTGGTGTTGGTGGTGGGTTGGGTGGGTCGGTGTTGGTGACGGGTGGGACTGGTGGGTTGGGTGCGTTGGTGGCGCGGTGGGTGGTGGGGCGGGGTGCTCGGCATGTGGTGTTGGTGAGCCGGGGTGGGGAGGGTGCGGTGGGTGCGGGGGCGTTGCGGGCGGAGTTGGAGGGGGAGGGGTGTCGGGTGACGGTCGTGGCGTGTGATGTGGCTGATCGTGAGGGGCTTGCGGCGGTGCTTGACGGGTTGCCGGCCGAGTTCCCGTTGACCGCCGTCATCCACACAGCCGGAGTTCCCCAGTCGACCGCGATCGACGACATGTCACTCGCCGACGCCGAACACGTTCTCGCCGGCAAGGTGCTGGGCGCCGTACACCTTCACGAGTTGAGTCTCGACCATCCCGTCGAGGCCTTCATCACCTTCTCTTCGAGTTCCGCCGTCCTGGGCAGCTGGGGGCACGGGGCCTATGCGGCCGCGAATGAGTTCTTGAATTCCCTGGTCGAGTTCCGGCGTGCGCGTGGCCTGCCCGGCTTGTCGGTGGCGTGGGGTGCCTGGAGCCAGGGGGGAATGGCGGACGCGGACTCCGAAGCCGGCGAGCGTCTGCGCCGCGGCGGCCTGCGGGGAATGGACTCGCGGCTGGCTTTGAAGGTGCTGGAGAACCTTGCAGGCGGTGTCGTCACGGTGGCCGACATCGACTGGGACGTGTTCGCACCGGCCTACAGCGCGGCACGAGAACGCCCACTGTTGAGGGAAATCCCGGAAGCACGGCAAGCATTGACGGCCGAATCCGACGCGAACGACGGGTCGGGGTTGCGTGAGCGGTTGGTGGGGCTGTCCGCGGCCGAGCGGCACGAGCTGGTGCTGGAGCTGGTACGCGGGCAGGCCGCCGCGGTCCTGGGCCATACCGGAGGCGAGGCGCTCTCGCCCCGGCGGGCGTTCCGGGAGATGGGCTTCGACTCACTGGCCGCGGTACAGCTGCGCAACCGGCTGAACAAGACCACCGGCCTGGGCCTGCCGACCACCACCGTCTTCGACTACCCCAGCCCGGCCGAGCTGACGGACCATCTGCTGTCCCTCCTCACCCCCGCACCGGCCGCTCCCGGCGCCGCGACGCTGACATCGCCGGTAGGGGTGGATGAGCCGGTGGCGGTGGTGGGGATGGCGTGCCGGTTTCCCGGTGGGGTGGGTTCGCCGGAGGAGTTGTGGGAGCTGGTGGCCTCGGGCCGGGACGCGATCGGCGCGTTCCCGCAGGACCGCGGCTGGGACCTCGATGGCCTGTTCGACCCCGACCCCGACCGCACCGGCCACTCCTACACACGCGAAGGCGGCTTCGTCCACGACGCCGGCTGGTTCGACCCCGCCTTCTTCAACATCTCACCCCGCGAAGCACTGGCCATGGACCCCCAACAACGACTCCTGCTCGAATGCTCCTGGCACGCCTTCGAACACGCCGGCATCGACGTCACCACCCTGCGCGGCAGCAACACCGGCGTCTTCATCGGCGCCGCCACCTCCAACTACATCACCACCTGGCACAACCCCCAAGCCGTCGAAGGCTTCACCCTCACCGGAAACTCCGCCAGCGTCCTGTCCGGCCGCCTCTCCTACACCTACGGCTTCCAAGGCCCCGCCCTGACCATGGACACCGCCTGCTCCTCCGCCCTGGTCGCCCTCCACACCGCCACCCGCTCCCTACGCCACCACGAATGCACCCTCGCCCTGGCCGGAGCCACCACCATCATGGCCACCCCCGGCATCTTCACCGAATTCAGCCGCCAACGCGCCCTCGCCCCCAACGGACGCTGCAAACCCTTCGCCGCCACCGCCGACGGCACCGCCTGGAGCGAAGGCACCGCCATCCTCCTCCTCGAACGCCTCACCGACGCCCAACACCACCACCACCCCATCCTCGCCCTCATCCGCGGCACCGCCGTCAACCAAGACGGCGCCTCCAACGGCCTCACCGCCCCCAACGGACCCTCCCAACAACGCGTCATCCACCAAGCCCTCACCGACGCCCACCTCACCCCCAACGACATCGACACCGTCGAAGCCCACGGCACCGGCACCACCCTCGGCGACCCCATCGAAGCCCACGCCCTCCTCGCCACCTACGGAACCAACCGCACCGCCGAACCACTACGGCTGGGATCCATCAAATCCAACATCGGCCACACCCAAGCAGCCGCCGGAATGGCCGGCGTCATCAAAATGGTGATGGCCATGCAACACGGCGTACTGCCACGCACCCTGTGGGCCGAGGAACCCACACCACACGTCGACTGGACCAGCGGCACCGTGGAACTACTCCACGAACAGACACCCTGGCCCGAGACCGGACGGCCACGACGCGCCGCAGTCTCCTCCTTCGGCATCAGCGGCACCAACGCCCACCTCATCCTCGAACAAGCCCCACCCCAACCCACCCACCAGCCAACCGACCAGCCCGCCCCGACACCCCCCGGCGGCGTGCCCTGGATCCTGTCAGGACACAACCGGGCAGCCCTGCTCGCCCAGGCCGAGCGGCTACGGGACTTCCTGACCGCGCACCCCGAGGTGCCCCTCACCGAGACCGGCTCCGCACTGGCACTGTCCCGAACCGCCCTGCCCCACCGCACCGCCTTCGTCGCCACCGACCACCACCAGGCCCTCACACAACTCGAAGCCGTCCGGTCCGGACAGCTACCGGCCCACACCGTCCGCGACGACACCACCAAGATCGCCTTCGTCTTCGCCGGCCAGGGCGCCCAACACATCGGCATGGGACGCGAACTGGCCGCCCGCTTCCCCGCCTTCGCCACCACCTACCACCACGTGTGCACCCTGATCGACCACGCACTCGCGGACAAGAACACACCCCAGGGCCTCTCCGTCGGCGAACTGCTGCTGCGAGCCGACCCCGACGGCCCGCACGCCACCCTGATCGACCAGACACTCTTCGCCCAGACCGGCCTGTTCGCCTTCCAAGTCGCCCTCGTCGACCTCCTCGCCACCTGGGGCATCACCCCCGACCTCGTCCTGGGCCACTCCCTCGGAGAGATCACCGCCGCCCACATCGCCGGCGTGATGAACCTCCACGACGCCTGCGCCCTCGTCGCGGCACGCGCCCACCTCATGCAGACCCTCCCACCCGGCGGAGCCATGGCCGCCGCCCACACCACCGAGGCCGAAGCGCAAGCCATCCTGACCGACCTCGCCATCGACGACCAGATATCACTCGCCGCCGTCAACGCCCCCACCTCGATCGTCCTCTCCGGCCCTCGAGCCCCACTGGCCCGCGCCGTGGAGACCCTGAACCACCATGGCCACAAATCCACCTGGCTACGCGTCAGCCACGCCTTCCACTCCCCCCTCATGGAACCCATACTGGCCGACCTCACCCGCACCATCCAGGACCTGCACCTGCAACCACCCCACACCACACTCATCTCCACACTCACCGGACAACCCGCCGGGAACGACATCACCTCACCCGACCACTGGACCCGCCACACCCGCGACACCGTCCGCTTCGCCGACGCCCTCACCACCACCCACCAACACCACCCCACCCACTACCTCGAAATCACCCCCCACCCCACCCTCACCCCCCTCATCCACCACAACCAACCCACCCCACCCCCCACCACCAACCCACCCCACATCCACCCCACCACCCACCAACCCAACGAAACACACACCACCCTCACCACCCTCACCCACCTCTGGACCACCGGCACCCCCACCACCTGGAACACCCTCCACACCCCCACCCACACACCCCTGCCCACCTACCCCTTCCAACGCAAGCACTACTGGCTGCACCACAAGCCCGAGATCAGGGACACGGTCGCCACGGCCGATGAACCCGTGCAGCCCGACGCGGACTTCGATCGCTCGGAGGCGGGGATCCTGGAGCTGGTCTGCCGCGAGGCCGGCAGTGTCCTCGGCTTCGGTCCGGACGAACCGGTCGAGCCCGAGCAGGAGTTCCTGCAGATCGGATTCGAGTCGCTCACCGGTGTGGCGCTACGCGACCGTCTGAACCGGCGGACGGGTCTCGATCTCCCGAGCACGATCATCTACGACTGTGCGACGCCCCGTGAGCTGGCGGACCGAATGATGACCGACCTTCTGGAAGCCGACTCGTAA